Within the Glycine max cultivar Williams 82 chromosome 12, Glycine_max_v4.0, whole genome shotgun sequence genome, the region AAGGGGTTGAAAATGTTAAAATGACAAAGAaacaatatacaaattaaatctaaatagAAATAAAGATCAAGATATTAGGACTGACCCACAAACACATGCTTACATatgctttataatttttagaatgaatttaattttcatgtagtaatcaatataaaaatatataattaaattttttaaataatttttacaaaaaattcaagaaatataaagcaaattctaattaaattctttaaaaattaataacatttattttgtaaCAGCACTTGCTTGTAGTCAAAGAGCAACTCTTGATTTATTaacttaattctattttttaattaaaaataagttttgttAAGATCGCATTGACTTAATATGTTCACCgttgaacttaattttttttccaatagaaGTTGATGCTCTTTAATTTGTGAAAAGACGTgcgtaaaaaagaaaaaaaatgaagaatttcTTATCTAACACAAATATGCATGGTACACATTTTTGTTGACATAAATTAATCACGTTACATCAATAGATTCAGAACATAGGTGAGCAGAAAATGAAATGGGACCAATTAGATAATAAACACCAGCTAAATGTAAATTGCTTTGTTTGTGTAAAAGTAGATATCTATCGTTATTCTACCTAACACTTTTTCATTTAGCATATCCCGGGCCTTTATTGAAAAGGAGGAGTATCTATCATGCTGTCTTAGGCAATGTGAAAAAGATATGCATGTAATCCAAAGCATTTGATAGAAGATAATTGGTGAAAAAAATAGGCAAGtcaaatcataattaataaatataaatccaTCAAGTAAGCAAGATTACCAGATGAAGGTTgtctattaattaataatgggcCTACTAACACCCAATAATGGACCCTAAAACGCTATTAACTtagcctttttttaaaaaaatttgcacaTACCTCATTCCTAGAGTTTTCGTCACGGAGGAAGTCAAAGACTCGTTTAGGTGGAACAGGAAGCCAAAAAGAAGTGGCAGCACTGAGAACTATGCCAGGGGGTCTTCCAGGGTCATCCACACTCTTTCTGGTCATAACCCTTACATCATCAGCACCGGTCCCAGAGAGTGTTGTCCATGTGTGAGCAGTGGAAGCACTCACTCCAGCACAAAAGCTTATCACCATTCTTTCAGCCAGCTTCATCATGCTCTTTCTCCCGTCTTGGTTTGTTATCACTATAGTACCATAGTATATAAGaatcaaaagttaattttaagataCAAAATTGTCCCCATCAAAGACTTTTAGGAATGCTAGCAACGTGCCAATGTGTGCTTTGTAATAGCTACACTATTTTCAAACATTATCATAAGCTAAATTTTATAAGTACAGAATAACAAACaatataataacattttatattactaaagtagttttcataaaaaaaaagttatttatctcattttatttgaatctcattgttaatttgattttaagagtttcaattaattttaattaagaataatgCATCATGTATGAACACCTTTATGCCACTTGACGAGAGAgagattgaaaaatatatataccattGCCATGTGATATAATATCTATgataaagagagataaaaaaagaatatcaaAAGAATGTTTGTGATATCATTATCctataattaatataactaattaaaaaaacagtgtgttaaaaagaatgttttattttttttcaaaactaaagaATGTGTAAAACTAGAgaataagtattttattaatacCGCCAACATCTACAGTGGGAATGTTTGTTGCCATGGCACTAGCGAGTCTTTCACATTGTCGATCTAAGGTTGCAACCCAACGTTTTGCACCAAATGCATGTCCAGAGCTAACAAGCTGCTTGTAAAGATTGTGAACACCTCTATCATCCACTTCTACATGCTCAACCCATGTGACCTAATAAATAGAGATTACAGACTAAGCCAACATTAACTAAGAATatttgtagataaaaaaaaattaacagaaaaaaataaaataaaaggtacGGCCTAGTGCACAAGGTTATAGGAAAGGTCAGTGTAACCGGTGTCACTGGTTCAACAACCTTacctttgaagaaaaatacaaataaaagacAAACATGTACAAAACTACcatgtatattatattagtGTCTGATACCTTTGAATAGCCATTTGGCATTTCTTGAATTAAGCAACCAGAAGGCCTTCTTCTACATCTGGCTGAAGGACCTGGGCGCAAATTATCCAAAGAAACATCCACAACTGCCCAAGTCCCATCTGCATGTTGCTTacaatacctcacaaaataactctcgCGAGTTGGCACAAGTGGTGTAGGTAGTTGTAGTTCTGCTGTCATCTGCAGAAACAAACAATAGgttcatttgtattttttttattttttacaaatgttagttattaaaatgttagttttaCTAGTAGGAGGGGTTCAACCCGCGACCTTCTGctccttccttttcttctctTAATTATTCAATCAGCCTTATATCTCTAATTGCTTGCAAGTTAATTAAACTACTTTAACATAGTAAATATGTACCACTTGTAAGGCACCATTGTAGTTCCCAGCCACCCCTGTTGATAGAACTTCCAGAGTCATGGCTCTTGAGACTATACCAGAGAACACTGTGGACCATTGGTTCTGAAGAGAACAAAGAAATCAAATGTAAAAGTCCAGAGAAATAAGGGCTTGAAATAACACATTTCAGGAGCACAACATAGacaaataataatgtataaCAACTACAATCTTTTAACACCTTACGAGTgtaaacatacatttaattaacACTCAGTTTCTTTgatctttcttttcttgcaaCATCATATTAGtcacatttatcattttttatctcttttcattttctatcacatcatttattatatttatgagtCCTAGTTTCTTCCTTTAACTTTTCTCTTTGACTCTCTTCTTTCCACCCATACGTGTACCTTgaacattttctttctttttctctccagGGAAGACACCTGAATGGTGTCcacaaaacctttttgaaaatAGAATAAGAGAATAGAAACATACCACATCCATGAGAATCTCAACGAGGTTGACATGGTTCATGATAACAACAGCAGTTTCTCTTGAAGCTTCACATTTGAAGCCACTAGGTTTTGGACCAATCCCTCGAGGAAAAGACCTAATGTACTCATCCTCATTGAGCATAGTGGATGTGCCATCAAGGGTAGTTAACCAAAGAGGCTCACCCATTTGTGCCATCCCAATGAGCTCCTCCATAGCTGCAACAGCTAGCTCTATGATTATTGGCTTATCAGCTTCAGTGGGTCCACTAATTGACCTAAGAAGATCCCCAGCTCCATACATGTCCACACCAATCCCTGGTTGGCCTCCAAAACCAGCACCACCAACCCCTAGTTCTAACGGACgaggagggagagaaggagaaaTATTTGAATAGTTCACCACTGGCTTCCCTACATACTTTGCAGCAATTGCTGAGATGCGATCAatctgaaaataaataaatcaaaaagtcaaaaaatgtCATGAAATAATCAAATGTCCCACCCAATTCGAACAAAATTGACTTCAAGTAgaatagagaaaaaagaagaaaaaaaaaaactatccctTTGGGGTTTGCAACTGTTGGGCATGTTAGGTCATtgctaatatatataatatgagttGAATTGGGTGCATGCACTCATTAAAAAGGACAATGCAtgctcttttaatatttattttaattaaggtCCATACTTGGACCAACGAATAGTAGCCATAGAATTATTGAAACACATAGTGTGTCACACACATAAAATGTTAGCTCTACTTAATTAATTGATGTACCTCTTCTCTTAGCCTTGCGTTTTCAAGCCTCAAGTGATGTTCATCGAATGACATTTCTCCTATAGCGGTTGGTCCACCACAATTAGGACACGAAGCATTGCTAAGAGCCTCCCTATACCTCATATTATCTGCTCGAAGCTTCTCGTTTTCGGTTCTGAGATTTGTATTCTCATGCCGCTCGTGCTGTGTCTGCAACAACAAAACTCCATCACCCCCTTTACCAACaactcacaaaaatagaaaagcaaAACCTACTATATATGCACCAAAGATATACAAATATACCTTCATCTGAGTACGCTTGTTCTGAAACCAAAACTTAACCTGCAATGGCTCTAACCCTAACTCCCTGCTCAGTTCCTTCCTTTGCTTGTCATCTGGGTGCGGACACTCCTTGAAAAAACTGCAAAACAAAAttcatccaatttttttatttgctccAGTTTAACC harbors:
- the LOC100782260 gene encoding homeobox-leucine zipper protein HDG2 isoform X1, whose amino-acid sequence is MQAGIMMIPARNMPSMIARNNNVVGFFGSSALFTLAQPNLMDALEMGQNTSESEVPRILEDEFDSATKSGSENHEGASGEDQDPRPNKKKRYHRHTQHQIQEMEAFFKECPHPDDKQRKELSRELGLEPLQVKFWFQNKRTQMKTQHERHENTNLRTENEKLRADNMRYREALSNASCPNCGGPTAIGEMSFDEHHLRLENARLREEIDRISAIAAKYVGKPVVNYSNISPSLPPRPLELGVGGAGFGGQPGIGVDMYGAGDLLRSISGPTEADKPIIIELAVAAMEELIGMAQMGEPLWLTTLDGTSTMLNEDEYIRSFPRGIGPKPSGFKCEASRETAVVIMNHVNLVEILMDVNQWSTVFSGIVSRAMTLEVLSTGVAGNYNGALQVMTAELQLPTPLVPTRESYFVRYCKQHADGTWAVVDVSLDNLRPGPSARCRRRPSGCLIQEMPNGYSKVTWVEHVEVDDRGVHNLYKQLVSSGHAFGAKRWVATLDRQCERLASAMATNIPTVDVGVITNQDGRKSMMKLAERMVISFCAGVSASTAHTWTTLSGTGADDVRVMTRKSVDDPGRPPGIVLSAATSFWLPVPPKRVFDFLRDENSRNEWDILSNGGVVQEMAHIANGRDTGNCVSLLRVNSANSSQSNMLILQESCTNSTGSFVIYAPVDIVAMNVVLNGGDPDYVALLPSGFAILPDGTTSHNGSGGIGETGPSGSLLTVAFQILVDSVPTAKLSLGSVATVNNLIACTVERIKASLSGEPA
- the LOC100782260 gene encoding homeobox-leucine zipper protein HDG2 isoform X2 translates to MFQPNLMDALEMGQNTSESEVPRILEDEFDSATKSGSENHEGASGEDQDPRPNKKKRYHRHTQHQIQEMEAFFKECPHPDDKQRKELSRELGLEPLQVKFWFQNKRTQMKTQHERHENTNLRTENEKLRADNMRYREALSNASCPNCGGPTAIGEMSFDEHHLRLENARLREEIDRISAIAAKYVGKPVVNYSNISPSLPPRPLELGVGGAGFGGQPGIGVDMYGAGDLLRSISGPTEADKPIIIELAVAAMEELIGMAQMGEPLWLTTLDGTSTMLNEDEYIRSFPRGIGPKPSGFKCEASRETAVVIMNHVNLVEILMDVNQWSTVFSGIVSRAMTLEVLSTGVAGNYNGALQVMTAELQLPTPLVPTRESYFVRYCKQHADGTWAVVDVSLDNLRPGPSARCRRRPSGCLIQEMPNGYSKVTWVEHVEVDDRGVHNLYKQLVSSGHAFGAKRWVATLDRQCERLASAMATNIPTVDVGVITNQDGRKSMMKLAERMVISFCAGVSASTAHTWTTLSGTGADDVRVMTRKSVDDPGRPPGIVLSAATSFWLPVPPKRVFDFLRDENSRNEWDILSNGGVVQEMAHIANGRDTGNCVSLLRVNSANSSQSNMLILQESCTNSTGSFVIYAPVDIVAMNVVLNGGDPDYVALLPSGFAILPDGTTSHNGSGGIGETGPSGSLLTVAFQILVDSVPTAKLSLGSVATVNNLIACTVERIKASLSGEPA